A stretch of Nonomuraea africana DNA encodes these proteins:
- a CDS encoding aldo/keto reductase, which yields MSLDHYYLLGRSGLRVSRLALGTMNFGTGGFHAAYGKTEEEARPIFRRYLEAGGNLIDTADFYTAGESEAILGNLIAEAKVRDRVVLTTKFTNSVAPGDPNAGGNGRKHMIRAVEASLRRLRTDYIDLFLLHTWDRITPVEEVMRTFDDLTRAGKIRYAGLSDVPSWYAARAQTLAEAHSLVPVVSLQLPYSLIDRTIELEHVAMGQSLGLGITAWSPLGGGFLTGKYRSADQGLAGDGRLSGAGSPGRSWTERDWRLLAAVESVADKLGVTMAQVALNWVATQPGVASAIVGASSADQLDANMVALDFELPAELRAELDEASSVPPPSVYQMFTPDYQSWLVSPGVKVGDKPAEYAPAVRNWAPEGSG from the coding sequence ATGTCCCTGGACCACTACTACCTGCTCGGACGTTCCGGACTGCGCGTCAGCCGGCTGGCACTGGGCACGATGAATTTCGGCACCGGCGGTTTCCACGCCGCGTACGGCAAGACCGAGGAGGAGGCCCGCCCGATCTTCCGTCGCTATCTCGAAGCGGGCGGGAACCTCATCGACACCGCGGATTTCTACACCGCCGGCGAGAGCGAGGCCATCCTCGGCAACCTCATCGCGGAAGCCAAGGTGCGCGACAGGGTGGTGCTCACTACCAAGTTCACCAACAGCGTCGCCCCCGGAGATCCGAACGCGGGGGGCAACGGCCGCAAGCACATGATCAGAGCGGTCGAGGCGTCACTGCGCCGCCTGCGCACCGACTACATCGACCTGTTCCTGCTGCACACCTGGGACCGGATCACCCCCGTCGAGGAGGTCATGCGGACCTTCGACGACCTCACCAGGGCCGGAAAGATCCGCTACGCGGGCCTGTCCGACGTGCCCAGCTGGTACGCGGCGCGGGCCCAGACCCTTGCCGAGGCCCACTCCCTCGTACCGGTGGTCAGCCTGCAACTGCCCTACTCCCTCATCGACCGGACGATCGAACTGGAGCACGTCGCCATGGGGCAGAGCCTGGGGCTCGGCATCACCGCATGGAGCCCGCTCGGCGGTGGCTTCCTCACCGGCAAGTACCGGAGTGCCGACCAGGGCTTGGCCGGAGACGGCCGGCTCAGCGGCGCGGGCTCCCCTGGGCGCTCGTGGACGGAGCGGGACTGGCGGCTGCTGGCGGCGGTCGAGAGCGTCGCCGACAAGCTCGGCGTGACGATGGCCCAGGTCGCGCTCAACTGGGTCGCCACCCAGCCCGGTGTCGCCTCGGCGATCGTCGGGGCGAGCAGCGCGGACCAGCTCGACGCCAACATGGTGGCCCTCGACTTCGAACTGCCGGCCGAGCTGCGCGCCGAGCTCGACGAGGCCAGTTCCGTGCCGCCTCCGTCGGTCTACCAAATGTTCACTCCGGACTATCAGAGCTGGCTGGTCAGTCCGGGCGTCAAGGTCGGGGACAAGCCAGCCGAGTACGCCCCCGCCGTACGGAACTGGGCACCCGAAGGCAGCGGTTGA
- a CDS encoding TetR/AcrR family transcriptional regulator: protein MRTLTRKGAATRQRILEGAAAHIREHGVADMTLDDVLARTATSKSQLFHYFPTGREELLLAVARFEADRVLEDQRPQLGDLTSWPAWQSWRDKVVDRYRRQGRLCPLNSVTSQLGSRTPGAQAVVTELMHRWQAEIATGVRHMQDAGEIDPGLDPDRAAAALLAGIQGGVLIQMSTGQTDHLEAALDMGIAHLRASKLASP from the coding sequence ATGCGCACTCTGACCCGCAAGGGGGCCGCGACGCGGCAGCGCATTCTCGAGGGCGCGGCGGCGCACATCCGCGAGCACGGCGTGGCCGACATGACGCTCGACGACGTGCTGGCCAGGACGGCGACGAGCAAGAGCCAGCTCTTCCACTACTTCCCCACCGGACGGGAGGAGCTGCTGCTGGCCGTGGCCCGCTTCGAGGCCGACCGGGTGCTGGAGGACCAGCGGCCCCAGCTCGGCGACCTCACCTCCTGGCCCGCCTGGCAGTCGTGGCGCGACAAGGTCGTCGACCGCTACCGGCGGCAGGGCCGCCTGTGCCCGCTCAACTCCGTCACGTCACAGCTGGGCAGCCGCACGCCCGGCGCCCAGGCCGTGGTCACCGAGCTGATGCACCGCTGGCAGGCCGAGATCGCCACCGGCGTGCGGCACATGCAGGACGCCGGTGAGATCGACCCGGGCCTGGACCCCGACCGCGCGGCGGCCGCCCTGCTCGCCGGCATCCAGGGCGGCGTACTGATCCAGATGTCCACCGGCCAGACCGACCATCTGGAAGCCGCCCTGGACATGGGCATCGCCCACCTGCGCGCCAGCAAGCTCGCGTCGCCTTGA
- a CDS encoding LLM class flavin-dependent oxidoreductase encodes MTLGLAVPFVDPAALVAWARRADAGPYGRVGVPDRIVYDNPETMVMLGAMTAVTERIRVQSEVVLAPLRDPVLLAKQSATLDRLSGGRFTLGLGVGAREDDFQAVGADHASRGRRMDEQLATMRQVWAGEPVAPSLGPVGPSPVKAGGPELLFGGFAPPALARVARWGAGYICPAPPGYAGALFEFVRRQWKDAGRPGEPLLVAQINVALGPESTVAEARASLLRYYAFAPELAAQSLQAMATTAKEIRETVAAYRDLGAHEVMLSCWSDDIEQIDRLADLLA; translated from the coding sequence GTGACACTCGGACTCGCGGTGCCCTTCGTCGATCCTGCCGCGTTGGTCGCGTGGGCGCGGCGCGCGGACGCCGGTCCGTACGGCAGGGTCGGTGTGCCGGACCGGATCGTGTACGACAATCCCGAGACCATGGTCATGCTGGGCGCGATGACGGCGGTGACCGAGCGGATCCGGGTGCAGTCGGAGGTGGTGCTCGCGCCCCTGCGCGATCCGGTGCTGCTGGCCAAGCAGAGCGCGACACTCGACAGGTTGTCCGGTGGCCGATTCACCCTGGGTCTCGGGGTCGGCGCGCGGGAGGACGACTTCCAGGCCGTGGGCGCCGATCATGCCTCCCGGGGGCGGCGGATGGACGAGCAGCTGGCGACCATGCGCCAGGTCTGGGCCGGCGAACCGGTCGCCCCGAGCCTCGGACCAGTCGGTCCGTCCCCGGTGAAGGCGGGCGGTCCCGAGCTCCTCTTCGGCGGCTTCGCGCCGCCGGCGCTGGCCCGGGTCGCTCGCTGGGGCGCCGGTTACATATGCCCGGCTCCGCCGGGATATGCGGGGGCGTTGTTCGAGTTCGTCAGACGGCAGTGGAAGGACGCGGGCCGGCCGGGTGAGCCGCTGCTCGTCGCCCAGATCAACGTCGCGCTGGGGCCTGAGTCCACCGTGGCGGAGGCGCGGGCGTCACTGCTGCGCTATTACGCGTTCGCACCGGAGCTCGCCGCGCAGTCCCTGCAGGCGATGGCGACGACCGCCAAGGAGATCCGGGAAACCGTCGCCGCCTATCGGGACCTCGGAGCGCACGAGGTGATGCTCAGCTGCTGGTCCGACGACATCGAGCAGATCGACCGGCTGGCGGACCTGCTGGCGTGA
- a CDS encoding hemerythrin domain-containing protein, with the protein MSTNAEAVAVTETRLIHAFHRRATTLLFEAALRPSVPLSALAELREFLVKNLRHHHETEDHQLWPMIAAVAPKAAAPLAALSEEHDELDAALDALKAVPIREDGDRPGLQQAAEAVCALVHRHLEHEEPLLFPALREHISPDEWTAFSGAVVATSPTEAAHLVVGFLDQVGTPEEVELVLSGLPKPAQQFVPAMRAQAHAALAVLSGDTEG; encoded by the coding sequence ATGTCGACCAACGCTGAGGCCGTGGCCGTCACTGAGACCCGCCTCATTCACGCATTCCACCGGCGCGCCACGACGTTGTTGTTCGAGGCCGCCCTCCGGCCCTCCGTCCCCCTCTCGGCCCTGGCCGAGCTGCGCGAGTTCCTCGTCAAGAACCTGCGCCACCATCACGAGACCGAGGACCACCAGCTGTGGCCGATGATCGCAGCGGTGGCGCCGAAGGCGGCGGCACCGCTCGCCGCACTGAGTGAGGAACACGACGAACTCGACGCCGCGCTCGACGCCCTCAAGGCCGTGCCGATCCGCGAGGACGGTGACCGTCCGGGGCTCCAGCAGGCAGCCGAAGCGGTCTGTGCCCTGGTGCACCGGCATCTCGAGCACGAAGAGCCGCTACTGTTCCCGGCATTGCGCGAACACATCTCACCGGACGAGTGGACGGCGTTCTCGGGCGCGGTCGTCGCGACCTCGCCGACCGAGGCGGCGCACCTGGTCGTGGGCTTCCTCGACCAGGTCGGCACGCCGGAGGAGGTCGAGCTCGTCCTGTCCGGCCTGCCGAAGCCCGCGCAGCAGTTCGTGCCCGCGATGCGTGCCCAGGCGCACGCCGCCCTCGCGGTTCTGTCCGGCGACACGGAAGGCTGA